From the genome of Hyalangium gracile, one region includes:
- the mutL gene encoding DNA mismatch repair endonuclease MutL: MARIARLRDDLINKIAAGEVVERPASVVKELVENALDAGARTVQVALEGGGLQRIVISDDGHGMGREDAVLCLERHATSKLRELDDLHNLVSKGFRGEALPAIAAVSRFSLHTAEPGAEVGTRVTVEGGAPPQVEDAPPRVGTVMTVEDLFYNTPARLKFMRRGETELKHVEEAVIRIALPHPEVSFLVEHGGLPLFTSPACPDDPTERIAAALGADVHPHLFPVEERRLGVTVTGFVASPEYTLPTARGIYTFVNHRYVRDRGLISSIQRAYQEYLPSGRQPLVVLFLDVDPHTVDVNVHPQKLEVRFSDSRGVYDAVLAAIVRTLRAAPWLGPAPQEADPKRQAAHYAQAVERFLTRAQEATWGAPLPLPTAADAPATAGTPPPPVPMGRAPAFGQALPMLNEAPPPGYFAALKPMGLLGDRFQVCEGSGGTLVVLDRHAALERARLMDFHHLLEEGKGPAPSLFGTTVDLPLPVAKALMNGRDALARLAIDVEPFGGTSFALKSVPPGLEGVDPRALLESLSHALPPPGTALDAVGLAEALRVMACHAAQASADKLTDAQLRALLGELDAADFHPTCRHGTVVVLEMPLLELERRAR; encoded by the coding sequence ATGGCCCGCATCGCCCGACTCCGTGACGACCTCATCAACAAGATCGCCGCCGGCGAGGTGGTCGAGCGTCCCGCCTCCGTGGTGAAGGAGCTGGTGGAGAACGCGCTCGACGCGGGGGCGCGCACGGTGCAGGTGGCGCTGGAGGGTGGGGGGCTGCAGCGCATCGTCATCTCGGACGACGGGCACGGGATGGGGCGCGAGGACGCGGTGCTGTGTCTGGAGCGTCACGCCACCAGCAAGCTTCGAGAACTGGACGATCTGCACAACCTGGTCAGCAAGGGCTTCCGGGGCGAGGCGCTGCCGGCCATCGCCGCCGTGTCGCGCTTTTCCCTGCACACCGCCGAGCCGGGGGCCGAGGTGGGCACCCGGGTGACTGTGGAGGGTGGGGCGCCGCCGCAGGTGGAGGACGCGCCGCCGCGAGTGGGCACGGTGATGACGGTGGAGGACCTCTTCTACAACACGCCCGCGCGGCTCAAGTTCATGCGCCGGGGCGAGACGGAGCTCAAGCACGTGGAGGAGGCGGTCATCCGGATCGCCCTGCCGCACCCGGAGGTGTCCTTCCTCGTGGAGCACGGAGGGCTGCCGCTCTTCACGAGCCCCGCCTGCCCGGACGATCCCACCGAGCGGATCGCCGCGGCGCTGGGGGCGGACGTGCACCCCCACCTGTTCCCCGTGGAGGAGCGGCGGCTGGGCGTCACCGTCACAGGCTTCGTGGCCTCGCCCGAGTACACCCTGCCCACCGCGCGTGGCATCTACACCTTCGTCAACCACCGCTACGTGAGGGACCGGGGCCTCATCTCCTCCATCCAGCGCGCCTACCAGGAGTACCTGCCGTCCGGGCGCCAGCCGCTGGTGGTGCTCTTCCTGGACGTGGATCCGCACACGGTGGACGTGAACGTGCATCCGCAGAAGCTCGAGGTCCGCTTCTCGGACTCGCGCGGCGTGTACGACGCGGTGCTGGCCGCCATCGTGCGCACGCTCCGGGCCGCGCCGTGGCTGGGCCCCGCGCCGCAGGAGGCCGATCCGAAGCGCCAGGCCGCGCACTACGCCCAGGCCGTGGAGCGCTTCCTCACCCGGGCGCAGGAGGCCACCTGGGGCGCTCCGCTGCCGCTGCCCACCGCCGCGGATGCGCCCGCCACCGCCGGAACACCGCCGCCCCCGGTGCCCATGGGCCGGGCCCCCGCCTTCGGCCAGGCCCTGCCGATGCTCAACGAGGCGCCTCCGCCTGGCTACTTCGCCGCCCTCAAGCCCATGGGGCTGCTCGGCGATCGCTTCCAGGTGTGCGAGGGCTCGGGGGGCACGCTCGTGGTGCTGGACCGGCACGCGGCCCTGGAGCGCGCGCGGCTGATGGACTTCCACCACCTGCTGGAGGAGGGGAAGGGCCCGGCCCCCTCGCTCTTCGGCACCACGGTGGATCTGCCGCTGCCGGTGGCCAAGGCGCTGATGAACGGGCGGGACGCGCTGGCCCGGCTGGCGATCGACGTGGAGCCCTTCGGCGGGACGAGCTTCGCGCTCAAGTCGGTGCCTCCGGGCCTGGAGGGCGTCGATCCCCGGGCGCTGCTGGAGTCGCTCTCCCATGCGCTGCCGCCGCCCGGCACGGCGCTGGACGCGGTGGGGCTGGCCGAGGCGCTCCGGGTGATGGCCTGCCATGCCGCCCAGGCCTCGGCGGACAAGCTCACGGACGCGCAGCTCCGGGCGCTGCTGGGCGAGCTGGACGCGGCCGACTTCCACCCCACGTGCCGGCACGGCACGGTGGTGGTGCTGGAGATGCCCCTGCTGGAGCTGGAGCGGCGCGCGCGCTGA
- a CDS encoding SDR family oxidoreductase, with protein MDATHAGKRGLRVAVTGASGDFGRLLLPLLEKDPAVESVLVLDVTRPEGDKVEYHRVDLTRHDAESELTEALSDRPVDALYHLAFLFGPVRNGSLAHELEVVGTINVLAAVARARLPRLVVPSLTAVYGARGQHPALLREEAPLLGCPHSRFVTDKVQVENQVRSFRERHPDTRVLVLRFAPVLGPSVDNPATRMLKRSVVPTLLGFDPLWQAIHEQDAARAMHRALTAEASGEFNIVGQGVLPLSGLIRQAGARPIPLPGPLFRAALHALGTVGAGLPIALLDYIHYSWVSDGERAESELGFIPIHHARDAAAALRRS; from the coding sequence ATGGATGCGACTCATGCAGGCAAGAGGGGGCTGCGCGTCGCCGTCACCGGCGCCAGCGGGGACTTCGGCAGGCTGCTGCTGCCGCTGCTCGAGAAGGATCCCGCCGTGGAGAGCGTCCTGGTGCTGGACGTCACCCGGCCCGAGGGCGACAAGGTGGAGTACCACCGCGTGGATCTCACGCGCCACGACGCCGAGAGCGAGCTGACCGAGGCCCTCAGCGACAGGCCCGTGGACGCGCTCTACCACCTGGCCTTCCTGTTCGGTCCAGTACGCAACGGTTCGCTGGCGCACGAGCTGGAGGTGGTCGGCACCATCAACGTGCTGGCCGCCGTGGCGCGCGCCCGGCTGCCCAGGCTCGTGGTGCCCTCGCTCACCGCCGTCTATGGCGCCCGGGGCCAGCACCCCGCCCTGCTGCGCGAGGAGGCCCCCCTGCTGGGCTGCCCCCACAGCCGCTTCGTCACCGACAAGGTGCAGGTGGAGAATCAGGTGCGCTCGTTCCGCGAGCGCCACCCGGACACGCGCGTGCTCGTGCTGCGCTTCGCCCCCGTGCTCGGCCCCTCGGTGGACAATCCGGCCACGCGCATGCTCAAGCGCTCGGTGGTGCCCACGCTGCTGGGCTTCGATCCGCTGTGGCAGGCCATCCACGAGCAGGACGCCGCGCGCGCCATGCACCGGGCGCTCACCGCGGAGGCCTCGGGCGAGTTCAACATCGTCGGCCAGGGCGTCCTGCCGCTCTCCGGGCTCATCCGTCAGGCGGGCGCCCGGCCGATTCCCCTGCCCGGCCCGCTGTTCCGAGCGGCGCTGCACGCGCTGGGCACCGTGGGGGCGGGATTGCCCATCGCCCTGCTCGACTACATCCATTACAGCTGGGTCTCGGACGGGGAGAGGGCCGAGAGCGAGCTCGGTTTCATTCCCATCCATCACGCCCGGGATGCCGCAGCGGCGCTGAGGAGGAGTTGA
- a CDS encoding lysophospholipid acyltransferase family protein: MATKGVLGNDPFQRGAAQRPSDTPSTPATPLREPGETAAPAAAAKKARPASGKGGKAAKKAEPAKASGKGRSKAAESPAAEAKPSKGRKGRAAGPSTEETHRLREPAAPVTPRKRPPARVPVLGGSPEATLPRTPKEQEVDRVLATAVAIEATEAAAEVAAEVAVDTLLTLQTRQQQGAAGAPPGSLEETWNRELATAVVAEAAEAAAEAVLEAALAAGTTPAGATDEVRSFEERTAIAAAFEEEEDEDEDEDTEDVSAEPSPLVSAEVTVIDRAYSVEVSESADLDEAQAEPEQELPDTTRDELPAERQAPISLVPPLSDEEPAREPFFTDQAQREQEASAPPSEGFFSLAKEIAVQALTSASVGKALGTAHGLLDVVRASLGTSGSTSLDEYGRDAELVGGIQPLLDFLYERYWRVSVQGADQVPPGGAILVANHSGALPFDGLVASLALLRERPELREPRWLVEDQVFHAPMLGTLFNRLGAVRACPENAVRLLDEQRPVLVFPEGYQGLSKPFAQRYQLKRFGRGGFVKLALRTGAPIIPVAIVGSEETSPLLGRIPASFLGVPYVPLTSPVPLPARWTLRFGEPVAMEGLGPEAADDLAEVQRLTERTREAIQGMLQALLRERRSVFAG, encoded by the coding sequence ATGGCCACCAAGGGTGTGCTCGGGAACGATCCATTCCAGCGCGGCGCCGCGCAGCGCCCCAGCGACACTCCGTCCACTCCGGCCACTCCGCTCCGTGAGCCCGGGGAGACCGCGGCTCCGGCTGCCGCGGCGAAGAAGGCCAGGCCCGCCAGCGGCAAGGGCGGCAAGGCGGCGAAGAAGGCCGAGCCCGCCAAGGCCTCCGGCAAGGGCCGCTCGAAGGCCGCCGAGAGCCCCGCCGCGGAGGCGAAGCCCTCCAAGGGTCGCAAGGGTCGGGCCGCGGGTCCCTCCACCGAGGAGACACACCGGCTGAGGGAGCCCGCGGCGCCTGTGACGCCTCGCAAGCGCCCGCCGGCCCGGGTTCCAGTGCTCGGTGGTTCGCCCGAAGCGACCCTGCCGCGCACGCCGAAGGAGCAGGAGGTGGACCGGGTGCTGGCCACCGCCGTCGCCATCGAGGCCACCGAGGCCGCCGCGGAGGTCGCCGCGGAGGTCGCGGTGGACACCCTCCTCACGCTCCAGACCCGGCAGCAGCAAGGGGCCGCGGGAGCCCCGCCGGGCTCGCTCGAGGAGACCTGGAACCGGGAGCTGGCCACCGCCGTCGTCGCCGAGGCCGCCGAGGCCGCCGCCGAGGCCGTCCTGGAGGCGGCGCTCGCGGCTGGAACCACTCCCGCCGGAGCGACGGACGAGGTACGAAGCTTCGAGGAGCGGACGGCGATCGCGGCCGCGTTCGAGGAGGAGGAAGACGAGGACGAGGACGAGGACACCGAGGATGTGTCCGCGGAGCCCTCCCCCCTGGTCTCGGCCGAGGTGACGGTCATCGACCGGGCCTACTCCGTGGAGGTCTCGGAGAGCGCCGACCTCGACGAGGCCCAGGCCGAGCCCGAGCAGGAGCTGCCGGACACGACCCGCGACGAGCTCCCGGCCGAGCGCCAGGCGCCCATCTCCCTGGTGCCGCCCCTCTCGGACGAGGAGCCCGCCCGGGAGCCTTTCTTCACCGATCAGGCCCAGCGCGAGCAGGAGGCGTCCGCTCCCCCGTCGGAGGGATTTTTCTCGCTGGCGAAGGAGATCGCCGTGCAGGCGCTGACGAGCGCCTCGGTGGGCAAGGCGCTGGGCACGGCCCACGGGCTGCTGGACGTGGTGCGCGCGAGCCTGGGCACCAGCGGCAGCACCTCTCTGGACGAGTACGGGCGGGACGCGGAGCTGGTGGGAGGCATCCAGCCGCTGCTGGACTTCCTCTACGAGCGCTACTGGCGCGTCTCGGTGCAGGGCGCGGACCAGGTGCCACCGGGCGGCGCCATCCTCGTGGCCAACCACTCCGGGGCGCTGCCCTTCGACGGGCTGGTGGCCTCGCTGGCGCTGCTGCGCGAGCGCCCGGAGCTGCGCGAGCCGCGCTGGCTGGTGGAGGATCAGGTCTTCCACGCGCCCATGCTGGGCACGCTCTTCAACCGCCTGGGCGCGGTGCGCGCCTGCCCGGAGAACGCGGTGCGGCTGCTGGACGAGCAGCGCCCGGTGCTGGTGTTCCCCGAGGGCTACCAGGGGCTGAGCAAGCCGTTCGCGCAGCGCTATCAGCTCAAGCGCTTCGGGCGCGGCGGCTTCGTGAAGCTGGCGCTGCGCACGGGGGCCCCCATCATCCCGGTGGCCATCGTGGGCTCGGAGGAGACCTCACCGCTGCTGGGGCGCATCCCCGCCAGCTTCCTGGGCGTGCCGTACGTGCCGCTGACGAGCCCCGTGCCGCTGCCAGCCCGGTGGACGCTGCGCTTCGGCGAGCCGGTGGCCATGGAGGGGCTGGGCCCGGAGGCCGCGGATGATCTGGCCGAGGTGCAGCGCCTCACCGAGCGCACCCGCGAGGCCATCCAGGGCATGCTCCAGGCCCTGCTGCGCGAGCGCCGCTCCGTCTTCGCGGGCTGA
- a CDS encoding ATP-binding protein yields MTAGPLELWGMSDDLSLGLYLVEARSGRVLYANRQFFQLWRLEALEDRFRRGEGLHAEVLQHCLSAVTEPEAFPRLYGMPGEGAWLEPREEQVVLRDGRILLWCASPMRDARSERVFWLSVFKDITERKRTEDALRRSELSFRQLIERAPESIAVHREGRFVYVNPAILSALRYQKPEDLLGKPVLDVIHPDDRPMITQRMQMIIATGQPAPPQEMRTLRSDGTWYDIETIGLAIDFDGAPAVMVLGRDITERKQMQARLLQNDRMGVMGTLAAGVGHEINNPLTFVLSNLSLAGAELEQLLQEHEQGGLSPETERALFTRLGELREMLQEAHGGAERVRTIVRDLKIFSRQGEEQRAPVDVREVIELSIKMALPEVRSRARLTKNFEEVPPVVADASRLGQVFLNLLVNAAHAIPEGNALGSEISVRVYMDASGRVAVDVGDTGEGIRAEILPRIFEPFFTTKPVGSGTGMGLSICHGIIQSLGGEITVRSEVGRGSTFTVLLPAAPVVAPAVEPAPAPTSSHASQVLIIDDEPGVGRALARMIGGKHRVTVVDSGQAALEQLQSGTPFDVIFCDLMMADLSGMDLYERMLEQRPGLAGRFIFMTGGAFTPRARSFLEKVPNGWLEKPFEVEQIRRLMARVLREHQGSRAGPGSSA; encoded by the coding sequence ATGACGGCCGGCCCGCTCGAGCTGTGGGGCATGAGCGATGACCTGTCGCTCGGGCTCTATCTGGTGGAGGCTCGCTCTGGCAGGGTCCTCTATGCCAACCGCCAGTTCTTCCAGCTCTGGCGCCTCGAGGCGCTGGAGGACCGCTTCCGGCGGGGCGAGGGCTTGCACGCGGAGGTGCTCCAGCACTGCCTGTCCGCCGTGACGGAGCCGGAGGCCTTCCCGCGGCTGTACGGCATGCCCGGGGAGGGGGCCTGGCTCGAGCCGAGGGAAGAGCAGGTGGTGCTGAGGGATGGGCGGATCCTGCTGTGGTGCGCCTCTCCCATGCGAGACGCGCGGAGCGAGCGGGTCTTCTGGCTGTCCGTGTTCAAGGACATCACCGAGCGCAAGCGCACCGAGGACGCGCTGCGCCGCTCGGAGCTGAGCTTCCGTCAGCTCATCGAGCGCGCGCCCGAGAGCATCGCCGTCCACCGGGAGGGGCGCTTCGTCTATGTCAACCCGGCCATCCTCTCGGCGCTCCGCTACCAGAAGCCCGAGGATCTGCTGGGCAAGCCCGTGCTGGACGTGATCCATCCCGACGATCGGCCGATGATCACCCAGCGCATGCAGATGATCATCGCGACGGGCCAGCCAGCGCCTCCACAGGAGATGCGCACGCTGCGCAGCGACGGCACCTGGTACGACATCGAGACCATCGGGCTGGCCATCGACTTCGACGGCGCGCCCGCGGTGATGGTGCTGGGGCGAGACATCACCGAGCGCAAGCAGATGCAGGCCCGGCTGCTGCAGAACGACCGGATGGGCGTGATGGGCACGCTCGCGGCCGGCGTGGGCCACGAGATCAACAACCCGCTCACCTTCGTGCTGAGCAACCTGTCGCTGGCCGGGGCCGAGCTGGAGCAACTCCTCCAGGAGCATGAGCAGGGCGGGCTGTCCCCGGAGACCGAGCGGGCCCTGTTCACGCGCCTGGGAGAGCTGCGGGAGATGCTCCAGGAGGCGCACGGGGGCGCCGAGCGGGTGCGCACCATCGTGAGGGATCTGAAGATCTTCTCTCGCCAGGGCGAGGAGCAGCGCGCGCCGGTGGATGTGCGAGAGGTGATCGAGCTCTCCATCAAGATGGCGCTGCCGGAGGTGCGCTCGCGGGCCCGGCTCACGAAGAACTTCGAGGAGGTTCCGCCGGTGGTGGCGGATGCCTCGCGGCTGGGGCAGGTGTTCCTGAACCTGCTGGTGAACGCCGCGCACGCCATCCCCGAGGGCAATGCCCTGGGCAGCGAGATCAGCGTCCGCGTCTACATGGATGCTTCTGGCCGCGTCGCCGTGGACGTGGGGGACACCGGCGAGGGCATCCGCGCCGAGATCCTGCCGCGCATCTTCGAGCCCTTCTTCACCACCAAGCCGGTGGGCTCGGGCACGGGGATGGGGCTCTCCATCTGCCACGGCATCATCCAGAGCCTGGGAGGCGAGATCACCGTGCGCAGCGAGGTGGGGCGCGGCTCCACCTTCACCGTCCTGCTCCCGGCGGCTCCGGTGGTCGCGCCCGCCGTGGAGCCCGCGCCCGCGCCCACCAGCAGCCACGCCAGCCAGGTGCTGATCATCGACGATGAGCCCGGCGTGGGGCGCGCGCTGGCGCGGATGATTGGCGGCAAGCACCGGGTGACGGTGGTCGACAGCGGGCAGGCCGCCCTGGAGCAGCTCCAGTCCGGGACGCCCTTCGACGTCATCTTCTGCGATCTGATGATGGCCGACCTGTCCGGGATGGACCTCTACGAGCGGATGCTGGAGCAGCGGCCGGGGCTGGCCGGGCGCTTCATCTTCATGACGGGCGGCGCCTTCACGCCCCGCGCGCGCTCCTTCCTGGAGAAGGTCCCCAACGGGTGGCTGGAGAAGCCCTTCGAGGTGGAGCAGATCCGCCGGCTGATGGCCCGGGTGCTGCGGGAGCACCAGGGTTCGCGGGCGGGCCCGGGCTCCTCGGCGTAG
- a CDS encoding GGDEF domain-containing protein, with protein sequence MAQNETVVTAISKISDRPLNLDAALVVIYGLDLGRKYDLKKTEVIIGRSSKADICVDQEAVSRNHAQISNTKKGVRIKDLGSTNGTFINDDAVEGERELRNGDLVKIGRTIFKFIAGGNIEAAYHDEIYRLTTMDGLTQVHNRRYFDEQLDRELSRSRRYERVLSLVMMDIDHFKQINDQHGHLAGDYVLKQLASTVRTRIRREDVFARYGGEEFAIILPEIDLKSAKLFAEKVRQLISKQHFSFDKNHIPVTVSVGVAMLQPGHREAGDLVRTADAKLYEAKTSGRNRVCS encoded by the coding sequence ATGGCGCAGAACGAGACCGTCGTCACAGCCATCTCGAAGATCTCCGACCGGCCGCTCAACCTGGATGCGGCGCTGGTGGTCATCTACGGCCTGGATCTGGGCCGGAAGTATGACTTGAAGAAGACCGAGGTCATCATCGGCCGCTCGTCCAAGGCGGACATCTGCGTCGATCAGGAGGCGGTGAGCCGCAACCACGCGCAGATCAGCAACACGAAGAAGGGTGTGCGCATCAAGGATCTGGGCTCCACCAACGGGACGTTCATCAACGACGACGCGGTGGAGGGCGAGCGGGAGCTGCGCAACGGGGATCTGGTGAAGATCGGCCGGACGATCTTCAAGTTCATCGCCGGCGGGAACATCGAGGCGGCGTACCACGACGAGATCTACCGGCTCACGACGATGGACGGGCTGACGCAGGTCCACAACCGGCGCTACTTCGACGAGCAGCTCGATCGGGAGCTGTCTCGCAGCCGGCGCTACGAGCGGGTGCTGTCGCTCGTCATGATGGACATCGACCACTTCAAGCAGATCAACGATCAGCACGGGCACCTGGCGGGAGACTACGTCCTCAAGCAGCTGGCCTCGACGGTGCGCACGCGGATCCGGCGCGAGGACGTGTTCGCGCGCTACGGCGGCGAGGAGTTCGCGATCATCCTCCCGGAGATCGACTTGAAGAGCGCGAAGCTGTTCGCGGAGAAGGTGCGCCAGCTGATCTCCAAGCAGCACTTCAGCTTCGACAAGAACCACATCCCGGTGACGGTGTCCGTGGGCGTGGCCATGCTCCAGCCAGGCCATCGCGAGGCTGGAGATCTGGTACGCACGGCGGACGCGAAGCTCTACGAGGCGAAGACGAGCGGCCGCAACCGCGTGTGCTCCTGA
- a CDS encoding carboxypeptidase regulatory-like domain-containing protein: protein MNPLTRLLPLLGLLCLGPLVEGCAASEDTDNRPPHSSDQSVPCTVDQDCPNPSLFFCNTAASRCEAACRTREDCGAARRGEYALAECDNNPLGCQCDTGKCAVSLCSRDADCREGQVCRDGRCGVAPAASVAASCQVTPDFVIGRAGTQVRFEVTVRDATGKPVVLTEGITWTAAEVAVTGGGLGTSATFTLASPATASAAVEARVGMTSCRAQVTVLAAHEEAEQVRVVVTDELTGRPLPGARVVVSDAAGAITGSADTDVGGVARVPARDVVSLTVFHADYGYLTLAHYDTAAGSRDLVLPLRRNPLELYGGAKGTFRNLPATANLHLGFAGLSMPGLGLELAPEQLAGPSEEVTLNLAGQPRELVLPGGAYLALPSSPVRAEYWAPGVAGVCDAGLAGISDLEEAIRSGRCGTRTGWAISGDVPPTELPPSLFGPTLDVSQMLAQSIPLLRRFQSSVVRDVQFRLLPTPGLANGTPDFQDTTHFASVDHDFQQLPLGFQFAVRVPSLPRYRGAFLDGAFLLGAASVPGQGQVPLGLGLAVNVAPADPNTDVQAGLPAPGLVSVRMAPAHHGLEGSAYRLITLATSNAALNDASAGAASSALVEPLSGLSFDPKGSTPVTLSGSFLPIPDGARYNFEPTPYRGLEGRQFRFVTDPGLGGASLLRIVFSNRLGHRWTVLMDPSRALSGVRLPVPPAPFEDRTYFGDLTGTRALLLVQALSARAPDGGRLGPSALAEADALNLDRLEDFTRAWSALDYRRPELTWLFPAAEGQSVVRGGTVRVRATGLRIGSGPTDDGYIQLSFTGGIGCEGQPVRGDVDASQGRGEVELKLPSGCSGQGLVLTATLVDPSGATLRPAVSSTRLIHIQ, encoded by the coding sequence ATGAATCCTCTGACCCGCCTGTTGCCGTTGCTGGGCCTGCTCTGCCTGGGCCCCCTGGTGGAGGGCTGCGCGGCGAGTGAAGACACGGACAACCGTCCCCCCCATTCGAGCGACCAGTCCGTGCCCTGTACGGTGGATCAGGACTGCCCGAACCCGTCGCTGTTCTTCTGCAACACGGCGGCCTCCCGCTGCGAGGCGGCCTGCCGCACCCGGGAGGATTGCGGCGCGGCGCGGCGCGGCGAGTACGCGCTGGCCGAGTGCGACAACAACCCGCTGGGCTGCCAGTGCGATACGGGCAAGTGCGCGGTGTCGCTGTGCTCGCGGGACGCGGACTGCCGGGAGGGGCAGGTGTGCCGGGATGGGCGGTGTGGCGTGGCTCCGGCGGCATCGGTCGCGGCGTCCTGCCAGGTGACGCCGGACTTCGTCATCGGCCGAGCGGGGACGCAGGTGCGCTTCGAGGTGACGGTGCGGGACGCCACCGGCAAGCCCGTGGTGCTGACCGAGGGCATCACCTGGACGGCGGCGGAGGTGGCGGTGACGGGTGGTGGGCTGGGGACGAGCGCCACCTTCACGCTGGCGTCGCCGGCCACGGCCTCGGCGGCCGTCGAGGCCCGGGTGGGCATGACGAGCTGCCGCGCCCAGGTGACGGTGCTGGCCGCGCACGAAGAGGCCGAGCAGGTCCGCGTGGTGGTGACGGACGAGCTGACCGGACGTCCGCTGCCCGGAGCGCGCGTGGTGGTGTCCGATGCGGCGGGCGCCATCACCGGCTCTGCGGACACGGACGTGGGGGGCGTGGCGAGGGTGCCGGCCCGGGACGTGGTGAGCCTCACGGTGTTCCACGCGGACTACGGCTACCTCACGCTGGCGCACTACGACACGGCGGCGGGCTCGAGGGATCTGGTGCTGCCGCTGCGGCGCAACCCGCTGGAGCTCTACGGTGGCGCGAAGGGCACCTTCCGCAACCTGCCGGCCACGGCGAACCTGCACCTGGGCTTCGCGGGCCTGTCCATGCCAGGGCTCGGGCTGGAGCTGGCGCCCGAGCAGCTCGCGGGGCCCTCGGAGGAGGTGACCCTGAACCTGGCGGGCCAGCCGCGCGAGCTGGTGCTGCCTGGGGGCGCGTACCTGGCGCTGCCTTCCAGCCCGGTCCGGGCCGAGTACTGGGCGCCCGGCGTGGCGGGCGTGTGTGACGCCGGCCTCGCGGGGATCAGCGATCTCGAGGAGGCCATCCGCTCGGGACGGTGCGGCACGCGCACCGGGTGGGCGATCTCGGGCGACGTGCCGCCCACGGAGCTTCCACCGAGCCTCTTCGGCCCCACGCTGGATGTGAGCCAGATGCTCGCCCAGAGCATCCCGCTGCTGCGGCGCTTCCAGTCCTCCGTCGTCCGCGACGTGCAGTTCCGGCTCCTGCCCACGCCCGGGCTCGCCAACGGCACGCCGGACTTCCAGGACACCACGCACTTCGCCTCGGTGGATCACGACTTCCAGCAGCTCCCCCTGGGCTTCCAGTTCGCCGTCCGAGTGCCTTCCCTGCCGCGCTACCGTGGCGCCTTCCTGGACGGAGCCTTCCTCCTGGGAGCGGCGAGCGTGCCCGGGCAGGGCCAGGTGCCGCTCGGCCTGGGCCTGGCGGTGAACGTGGCCCCCGCGGACCCCAACACGGACGTGCAGGCCGGGCTGCCGGCGCCCGGGCTCGTCAGCGTCCGCATGGCCCCCGCGCACCACGGCCTGGAGGGCAGCGCGTACCGGTTGATCACTCTCGCCACCTCCAACGCGGCGCTCAATGATGCCTCCGCGGGCGCGGCCAGCAGCGCGCTCGTGGAGCCCTTGTCCGGGCTGTCCTTCGATCCGAAGGGGAGCACGCCCGTCACGCTCTCCGGCAGCTTCCTGCCCATCCCCGATGGGGCCCGCTACAACTTCGAGCCCACCCCCTACCGGGGCCTGGAGGGCCGCCAGTTCCGCTTCGTGACGGATCCCGGGCTGGGCGGCGCCTCGCTGCTGAGGATTGTCTTCTCCAACCGCCTGGGCCACCGGTGGACGGTGCTGATGGACCCCTCGCGGGCCCTGTCGGGAGTCCGCCTGCCGGTGCCGCCCGCGCCCTTCGAGGACCGGACCTACTTTGGCGATCTCACGGGGACGCGCGCGCTGCTGCTCGTGCAGGCGCTCTCCGCCCGCGCGCCGGACGGCGGCCGGCTGGGCCCCTCGGCACTGGCCGAGGCGGATGCGCTGAACCTCGATCGGCTCGAGGACTTCACCCGGGCCTGGTCCGCGCTCGACTATCGGCGCCCGGAGCTCACCTGGCTCTTCCCCGCCGCGGAGGGGCAGAGCGTGGTACGCGGAGGCACCGTCCGCGTGCGCGCCACCGGCCTCCGGATTGGCAGCGGCCCCACGGATGACGGCTACATCCAGCTCTCCTTCACGGGCGGCATCGGCTGCGAGGGCCAGCCCGTGCGCGGAGACGTGGACGCCTCCCAGGGACGGGGCGAGGTGGAGCTGAAGCTGCCCTCCGGCTGCTCCGGCCAGGGGCTCGTCCTCACCGCCACCCTGGTGGATCCCTCGGGAGCAACCTTGCGCCCGGCGGTCTCCAGCACGCGCCTGATCCACATCCAGTGA
- a CDS encoding DciA family protein, whose amino-acid sequence MARNEPKSLESLLPRVLARLAEESGKGHSLAPVWAAAVGPQIAKHTSPYTLQGGTLVVTVASAEWARTLSLEEASLCERLNARLGAGTVKALSFRLGG is encoded by the coding sequence ATGGCCCGCAATGAGCCCAAGTCCCTGGAATCCCTCCTCCCTCGTGTCCTCGCGCGGCTCGCCGAGGAGTCCGGGAAGGGGCACTCGCTGGCCCCTGTCTGGGCCGCGGCGGTGGGCCCGCAGATCGCCAAGCACACCTCGCCCTACACACTGCAAGGGGGCACGCTGGTGGTCACCGTGGCGAGCGCCGAGTGGGCGCGGACCTTGTCGCTGGAGGAGGCCTCGCTGTGTGAGCGGCTGAATGCCCGGCTGGGAGCGGGCACGGTGAAGGCGCTGTCGTTCCGGCTGGGGGGATGA